The proteins below come from a single Eubacterium limosum genomic window:
- a CDS encoding amidase domain-containing protein, whose amino-acid sequence MSDKKQTVQPCSKLVLTILILAIVFLEGLAAYDYVSGGALAYENWSRSFRELEELTQAREITVTARNDIQSFGLDAAAEDCILNYMTLYFDSVAALEEQDLTALYDTAEPPAAKAAAIDQTALSYLIGVRSMQPNDLKMNACSIGVTYVNAAPQPGGDVQVEVLEDQVVNFAFIPEVDASSSGIRHQFTLRKSGDAYCIVAHEKEEDGYLLIEECYEQETGGGDPENVQEVLDRIRGSLLENARAAVDYQNAQRLTAADSTAADKPHSHPYDRDAAVDYAMEWVDPLAVKRNPDWFLYDGYGGNCNNFISQCLYAGGIPMDWDGYAQWKWFDDEVDTWNQPSGRSPAWAGVEEFYNYAENNSGFGLAADVHPNLYAGEPGDVLQYGATGEWRHSVIITDVIYGEDGVVQDYLINSNTTDRISYPASAYAYYDFRLIHVLGWND is encoded by the coding sequence ATGAGTGATAAAAAGCAAACCGTGCAGCCATGCAGCAAGCTGGTTCTGACCATTCTGATTCTGGCCATTGTTTTCCTGGAGGGGCTGGCCGCCTATGATTATGTATCCGGCGGAGCCCTGGCCTATGAGAACTGGTCCAGAAGCTTCAGAGAGCTGGAGGAATTGACACAAGCCCGGGAGATCACCGTAACGGCCCGAAACGACATCCAGTCCTTTGGCCTTGACGCGGCGGCAGAGGACTGTATTCTAAACTATATGACCCTGTATTTTGACAGTGTGGCCGCCCTGGAGGAACAGGACCTCACGGCCCTTTATGACACCGCAGAGCCACCGGCGGCCAAAGCCGCCGCCATCGACCAGACCGCCCTTTCCTACCTGATCGGGGTGAGAAGCATGCAGCCAAACGACCTTAAAATGAATGCCTGCAGCATCGGCGTCACCTATGTAAACGCAGCCCCGCAGCCCGGCGGCGACGTGCAGGTCGAGGTGTTGGAGGACCAGGTCGTCAATTTTGCCTTTATCCCAGAGGTCGATGCCAGCAGCAGCGGCATCCGGCATCAGTTCACCCTCCGGAAAAGCGGCGATGCCTACTGCATTGTGGCGCATGAAAAGGAGGAGGACGGCTACCTGCTCATCGAGGAATGCTATGAACAGGAAACCGGGGGCGGAGATCCCGAAAATGTCCAGGAGGTTCTGGACCGGATCCGGGGTTCGCTGCTTGAAAACGCCAGGGCCGCGGTCGATTACCAGAACGCCCAGCGCCTTACTGCAGCAGACAGCACGGCAGCCGATAAGCCCCACAGCCACCCCTATGACCGGGACGCGGCAGTGGACTACGCCATGGAGTGGGTCGATCCACTCGCCGTAAAGCGCAACCCGGACTGGTTTCTCTATGACGGCTACGGCGGCAACTGCAATAATTTTATCTCGCAGTGCCTGTACGCGGGCGGCATCCCCATGGATTGGGACGGCTATGCCCAGTGGAAATGGTTTGACGATGAGGTAGATACCTGGAACCAGCCAAGCGGCCGGTCGCCGGCATGGGCAGGGGTCGAGGAGTTCTATAACTACGCCGAAAACAACAGTGGCTTCGGCCTGGCGGCAGATGTTCATCCAAACCTGTACGCCGGCGAGCCCGGAGATGTCCTGCAATACGGCGCCACCGGCGAGTGGCGGCACTCGGTGATCATCACCGATGTGATCTACGGCGAGGACGGCGTGGTTCAGGACTATCTGATCAATTCCAACACAACCGACAGAATCAGCTATCCGGCCAGCGCGTATGCCTACTATGATTTCAGGCTCATACACGTGCTGGGCTGGAACGATTAA
- a CDS encoding RNA polymerase sigma factor, producing the protein MQKNKKTVDYTALDALVKRGQRGDKAAMEALLMAFKPMLWSVVGRYVYNREELEDAYQEACAVFIEGVRDFALDARVYFQTFMQGRLVHYFLKRREGRFSTSLAGTLSLDRPVEGADGAVALIELILDEKADVEGACVAAEQRKALLRAYRKLSPGQREVLRFQYLEKGTLSALAAQKGVSPAAITQTHKRALAALKRHL; encoded by the coding sequence TTGCAGAAAAATAAAAAGACAGTGGATTACACCGCTTTGGACGCTTTGGTTAAACGCGGTCAGCGGGGTGACAAGGCAGCCATGGAAGCGCTGCTGATGGCTTTTAAACCCATGCTCTGGTCAGTGGTCGGCCGCTATGTCTACAACCGGGAGGAGCTCGAGGACGCGTACCAGGAGGCCTGCGCGGTGTTTATCGAGGGGGTAAGGGATTTTGCCCTGGACGCCAGGGTCTACTTCCAGACCTTTATGCAGGGGCGGCTGGTCCACTATTTTTTAAAAAGGCGGGAGGGGCGCTTCAGCACATCGCTTGCCGGGACGCTGTCCCTGGATAGGCCGGTGGAGGGCGCCGATGGCGCCGTGGCCCTGATCGAGCTGATCCTGGATGAAAAGGCCGATGTCGAGGGAGCCTGCGTGGCGGCAGAGCAGCGAAAGGCACTCCTGCGCGCCTACAGGAAGCTTTCACCTGGGCAGCGGGAGGTGTTGCGTTTTCAGTATCTGGAAAAAGGAACCCTCTCAGCGCTGGCAGCCCAGAAGGGGGTGAGCCCAGCCGCCATCACCCAGACTCATAAACGGGCTCTGGCAGCCCTGAAACGGCATTTATGA
- a CDS encoding DUF2922 domain-containing protein yields the protein MPTTSKDLTITFQRTDGNPHKITIPDYRDGITDAEIKTGAQAIVDQGAFEPDGFALAKVVSAVKVDTTKTEVVIEETA from the coding sequence ATGCCAACAACCAGCAAAGATTTAACCATTACGTTCCAGCGGACAGACGGAAACCCGCATAAAATCACAATCCCGGATTACAGGGATGGGATCACCGATGCCGAGATCAAGACAGGGGCCCAGGCCATTGTGGACCAGGGCGCCTTTGAACCCGACGGGTTTGCGCTGGCCAAGGTGGTAAGCGCGGTGAAGGTCGACACCACCAAAACCGAGGTGGTCATTGAGGAAACAGCTTAA
- a CDS encoding MATE family efflux transporter, which translates to MKVQAIDKKFFKFVLPSMFTMFLNGLYTIVDGFFVGHAVGDVGLAGIGLVWPITAVLIALGMGIGVGGSVLMSTARGAGCDENANAARANTLMLLVAASALLTLFLVFMNPVLVYALGARGEVYEAAMAYIRIISIGGSMQVLASGLIPMIRNSHKTIQAMVIMGTGLVCNIILDACFTMVIPMGLAGAALATIIAQSLTVAGSMICLFRDREHPVRRGHFRLQKRMMAKMLKIGVSPFGLSLMPSVITVYNNLQCLAYGGDLAVSAYAVINYFIGSVLLLLEGVGEGMQPLISYASGAGDYAAMKRLKNRGLMTVLVFSALFLIACVPAVSLLPGFFGTSAETAAIIRSALPILGLAFPMMGLGKLFTSYFYACGETLYSTLLVYLDPILFTPLCIFILPRLFGLKGVWMALPGAQALIMAVLVVLWGLHKSTLRSKEAEYAG; encoded by the coding sequence ATGAAAGTGCAAGCGATTGATAAAAAGTTTTTTAAGTTTGTCCTGCCCTCCATGTTTACCATGTTTTTAAATGGGCTTTATACCATTGTAGACGGCTTTTTTGTGGGGCATGCCGTCGGTGATGTGGGCTTGGCGGGCATTGGCCTTGTATGGCCTATTACAGCGGTGCTCATCGCCCTGGGCATGGGCATCGGTGTCGGCGGCTCTGTGCTCATGTCCACAGCGCGGGGCGCGGGGTGTGATGAAAACGCCAACGCGGCCCGGGCCAATACCCTGATGCTGCTGGTGGCAGCCAGCGCGCTGCTCACCCTGTTCCTGGTCTTTATGAACCCAGTGCTCGTATACGCCTTGGGGGCAAGGGGCGAGGTGTACGAGGCGGCCATGGCCTATATCCGGATCATTTCCATTGGCGGCAGCATGCAGGTACTGGCCTCAGGCCTGATCCCCATGATCCGGAACAGCCACAAGACCATCCAGGCCATGGTGATCATGGGCACAGGTCTTGTCTGTAATATTATTCTGGACGCCTGCTTTACCATGGTGATCCCCATGGGGCTGGCCGGCGCGGCCCTGGCCACCATTATCGCCCAGTCGCTGACAGTGGCCGGGAGCATGATCTGCCTTTTCCGGGATCGGGAGCACCCTGTCCGCAGGGGCCATTTCCGGCTTCAAAAGCGTATGATGGCCAAGATGCTGAAGATTGGCGTGTCCCCCTTTGGCCTGTCGCTGATGCCGTCAGTGATCACGGTCTACAACAATCTGCAGTGCCTGGCCTACGGCGGCGATCTGGCAGTATCTGCCTACGCGGTCATCAATTATTTTATCGGCTCAGTCCTGCTGCTGCTGGAGGGGGTGGGTGAGGGCATGCAGCCCCTGATCAGCTATGCGAGCGGCGCGGGGGACTACGCAGCCATGAAGCGGCTGAAAAACAGAGGGCTGATGACCGTGCTCGTCTTTTCGGCGCTGTTTTTGATCGCCTGTGTGCCGGCTGTCAGCCTGCTGCCCGGCTTTTTTGGCACCTCGGCCGAGACGGCGGCGATCATCCGGTCGGCGCTGCCCATTCTGGGACTGGCCTTCCCGATGATGGGGCTGGGCAAGCTGTTTACCTCCTATTTTTATGCCTGTGGCGAGACCCTGTACTCCACCCTGCTGGTCTATCTGGACCCGATACTGTTTACGCCGCTGTGCATTTTTATCCTGCCCAGGCTCTTTGGCCTCAAGGGGGTGTGGATGGCGCTGCCGGGCGCCCAGGCCCTGATCATGGCAGTGCTCGTGGTTCTGTGGGGACTGCACAAAAGCACACTCAGAAGCAAGGAGGCAGAATATGCAGGATAG
- a CDS encoding MarR family winged helix-turn-helix transcriptional regulator, translating to MQDSIQDTLRAYYDFWFSCNALYEKWAKRQGITVNTLFVIYTVNAYPEGCNQRLICEKLMLPKQTVNTILEALTRKGIVEKKADPSDKRNKRIAFTKTGADYAGQLLKRLDAFEEKALGTMTQEEREAFTRTSQIMLARLEEALGTDS from the coding sequence ATGCAGGATAGTATTCAGGACACGCTCAGAGCCTACTATGATTTCTGGTTCAGTTGCAACGCCCTGTACGAAAAATGGGCCAAGCGGCAAGGCATAACGGTCAATACCCTGTTTGTGATCTACACCGTGAACGCGTATCCGGAGGGCTGTAACCAGCGGCTGATCTGTGAGAAGCTGATGCTGCCAAAGCAGACAGTGAACACCATCCTGGAGGCGTTGACCCGGAAAGGGATCGTCGAAAAAAAGGCCGATCCCTCAGATAAACGCAACAAGCGCATTGCCTTTACCAAGACAGGCGCAGACTATGCGGGACAGCTGTTAAAAAGGCTGGACGCCTTTGAGGAGAAGGCCCTGGGCACCATGACACAGGAGGAGCGGGAGGCCTTTACCCGCACCAGCCAGATCATGCTGGCGCGCCTGGAGGAAGCCCTCGGGACAGATTCTTAA
- a CDS encoding radical SAM protein: MRYEGRVFRPPSEAYSLIIQATVGCSHNKCRFCDMYKEKSFHVRPLEDVIEDLKGAREAYGPVSKIFLADGDALVRRFSDLEAILVAIQEIFPECGRVTSYGSPRSILIKTPEQLRTLRTLGLKMIYMGLESGSDAILSHVNKGETAGEIIKAGRMVREAGMKLSVTAISGLGGKARWQEHAVKTAEALNAMNPEYIGLLTFRLEGQAPMIPEVERGDFQMLTPIEVARETLLMMEHLDSPGSVFRSNHISNYINLAGTLNQDKPRMLAELHEALGGRVAFKSEEMRNWDLKFH; this comes from the coding sequence ATGCGCTATGAAGGACGCGTATTCCGGCCGCCCAGCGAGGCCTACAGCCTGATTATCCAGGCTACCGTGGGGTGCAGCCATAACAAATGCCGTTTCTGCGATATGTATAAAGAAAAAAGCTTCCATGTCCGCCCTCTCGAGGACGTCATTGAGGACCTGAAGGGGGCCCGGGAGGCCTATGGCCCTGTGAGCAAGATTTTTCTGGCCGACGGGGACGCCCTAGTCCGCCGTTTTTCAGATCTGGAGGCCATTCTGGTCGCCATCCAGGAAATCTTTCCGGAGTGTGGCCGGGTCACCAGCTACGGCTCACCCAGAAGTATCCTGATTAAGACACCGGAGCAGCTCAGAACGCTCAGAACCCTGGGGCTTAAGATGATTTACATGGGCCTGGAATCGGGCAGCGACGCTATTCTCTCCCATGTGAACAAGGGCGAGACTGCCGGCGAGATTATAAAGGCCGGCCGGATGGTGCGTGAAGCGGGGATGAAGCTGTCGGTCACGGCCATCTCTGGCCTTGGCGGCAAAGCCCGCTGGCAGGAGCACGCAGTCAAAACGGCAGAAGCGCTGAACGCCATGAACCCCGAATACATCGGCCTGCTCACTTTCCGGCTGGAAGGCCAGGCACCCATGATCCCCGAGGTCGAGCGCGGTGATTTCCAGATGCTCACCCCCATCGAGGTTGCCCGGGAGACCCTGCTGATGATGGAGCACCTGGACAGCCCCGGCTCGGTATTCCGTTCCAATCATATCTCAAACTATATCAACCTGGCCGGTACCCTGAACCAGGACAAGCCTCGGATGCTCGCAGAGCTTCACGAGGCCCTTGGAGGACGCGTGGCCTTTAAGAGTGAGGAAATGCGCAACTGGGACCTTAAATTTCATTAA
- a CDS encoding YcbK family protein: MKNIYKTISQRLILSVLLLVSCVFLIGLSLRAEEEPVPTAEQAVGEPEQELPAEPDAPPPAEKVPEAGTPVLMATAHFAMEEYRCDCDGYCSGWPCAMNPALLDKIETLRGVFGQPVIITSGVRCEARNAEVGGVAWSFHMRGCAADLYCPGVAVGEMAGAAKDVGLNVLPYYAHGYIHVEI, encoded by the coding sequence ATGAAAAACATTTATAAAACCATCAGTCAAAGATTAATCCTCTCAGTCCTCCTCCTCGTTTCCTGTGTCTTTCTCATAGGTCTGAGCCTTAGGGCGGAGGAGGAGCCTGTGCCGACAGCGGAGCAGGCAGTGGGTGAGCCAGAGCAGGAGCTGCCCGCTGAGCCGGACGCGCCGCCGCCCGCGGAGAAAGTGCCAGAGGCTGGAACGCCAGTACTCATGGCCACTGCCCATTTCGCCATGGAGGAGTACCGCTGTGACTGCGATGGCTACTGCAGCGGCTGGCCCTGTGCCATGAACCCCGCGCTCCTCGATAAGATCGAGACCCTTCGCGGTGTTTTCGGACAGCCCGTGATCATTACCTCCGGTGTGCGCTGTGAGGCGCGAAACGCAGAGGTGGGCGGGGTGGCGTGGTCCTTTCACATGCGGGGCTGCGCCGCAGATCTTTACTGCCCCGGTGTGGCGGTAGGGGAGATGGCCGGGGCGGCAAAGGATGTGGGTTTAAACGTCCTGCCTTATTATGCTCACGGTTATATTCATGTTGAGATTTAA
- a CDS encoding amidase domain-containing protein, translating into MNRRSNTRQNRKRRQAAVLVALMAVFIVAGSAAVRHVTKVLAAGGTAEAPAEDTAEDIAEDKKNGVVVRNSRTAYGIGSSAEDTIRDYLNTWFGTLAELKEQDVTQYFDLSDSQGAVSAAIDQAALSFLVGVRSLQDNDLTLTGYTCGVTYTGAETLENGDLAVTLEEDHAVQFSFIDGTDSYSSGIEHTFVIRQEGNNCRIIEHQKEEDGYLLIEELYDEESQGAARTQTSQLLDQIKSELMDQARQDIEALNAEKSEAAAGSESAALCDHGYDRAAAVAYAMDWVDPLSVIRNDTWGLYDEYGGNCNNYISQCLYAGGIPMDTEGEDQWKWYGDSVNTRQTESGRSGSWAGVEEFYDYAESNTGYGLAADTTANLYAGQAGDILQYGVDGEWNHSVIITDVVTGADGSVKDYLINSNTTDRINYPASAYAYSDLRLIRVLGWND; encoded by the coding sequence ATGAATAGACGATCAAATACAAGACAAAACAGAAAGAGAAGGCAGGCAGCAGTGCTGGTGGCGCTGATGGCAGTGTTCATCGTGGCAGGCTCTGCGGCTGTGCGTCATGTAACAAAAGTTCTGGCCGCGGGCGGCACCGCCGAAGCGCCAGCCGAGGACACTGCGGAGGATATAGCGGAGGATAAAAAGAACGGCGTTGTGGTGCGCAACAGCCGAACCGCCTACGGCATTGGCAGCAGCGCGGAGGACACGATCAGGGATTATCTGAACACCTGGTTCGGCACCCTGGCAGAGCTAAAGGAGCAGGATGTGACCCAGTACTTTGATCTGTCGGACAGCCAGGGCGCTGTCAGCGCCGCCATCGACCAGGCGGCCCTGTCCTTTCTGGTGGGGGTCCGCTCCCTTCAGGATAACGACCTGACGCTTACAGGCTATACCTGCGGCGTGACCTATACCGGGGCCGAAACGCTGGAAAATGGTGATCTGGCGGTGACGCTGGAGGAGGACCATGCGGTGCAGTTCAGCTTTATCGACGGGACTGATTCCTACAGCTCTGGCATCGAGCATACCTTTGTGATCCGCCAGGAGGGAAACAACTGCCGGATCATCGAGCACCAAAAGGAGGAGGACGGCTATCTGCTCATCGAGGAGCTCTATGATGAAGAAAGCCAGGGTGCAGCGCGCACCCAGACCAGCCAGCTTCTGGACCAGATCAAATCTGAGCTGATGGACCAGGCCCGGCAGGATATTGAGGCGCTCAATGCAGAAAAAAGCGAGGCCGCGGCCGGCAGCGAATCCGCTGCTCTGTGCGACCATGGCTATGACCGGGCAGCCGCTGTGGCCTACGCCATGGACTGGGTTGATCCGCTGTCGGTTATCCGGAATGACACGTGGGGGCTTTACGACGAATACGGCGGCAACTGCAACAACTATATCTCGCAGTGCCTGTACGCGGGCGGCATCCCTATGGATACCGAAGGGGAGGACCAGTGGAAATGGTACGGCGATTCCGTCAATACCCGCCAGACAGAAAGCGGGCGCTCCGGCTCCTGGGCAGGGGTTGAGGAATTCTATGACTATGCCGAAAGCAACACCGGCTATGGCCTGGCAGCGGACACCACCGCCAATCTTTACGCAGGACAGGCCGGAGATATCCTCCAGTACGGGGTGGACGGCGAGTGGAACCATTCTGTGATCATCACCGATGTGGTGACCGGCGCCGATGGCAGTGTCAAGGATTACCTGATCAATTCCAATACCACCGACCGCATCAATTACCCGGCCAGCGCCTATGCCTATTCAGATCTGAGGCTTATCCGCGTTCTTGGCTGGAACGACTGA
- a CDS encoding glycerol-3-phosphate responsive antiterminator, giving the protein METSKLERLLAGSRVIPSVNSAEGLKCVLTKTSLPCVMLKLGDINTLPKIVRLIHQYGRKAMVHQDSIKGLARDRTSIDFLSKLGADAVITMKPQCVRWIKEEEMLSILGLFLIDTNAMATGIQSINESRPDAGLVMPMTIPGSIYDAILRQIRVPLLAGGLGMEEELVTAALDNGALAAAVTKPALWQTIG; this is encoded by the coding sequence TTGGAAACGTCTAAACTGGAGCGGCTGCTCGCAGGCTCACGGGTCATCCCGTCGGTCAATTCGGCCGAGGGGCTGAAATGTGTGCTCACAAAGACCAGCCTGCCATGCGTCATGCTCAAGCTGGGGGATATCAACACCCTGCCCAAAATTGTCAGGCTTATTCACCAGTACGGGCGCAAGGCGATGGTCCACCAGGATTCCATCAAGGGGCTGGCCCGGGACCGCACCAGCATTGATTTTCTGTCAAAGCTGGGGGCGGATGCCGTCATCACCATGAAGCCCCAGTGTGTGCGGTGGATAAAGGAGGAAGAAATGCTCTCAATTCTGGGGCTGTTCCTCATTGATACCAACGCCATGGCCACAGGCATCCAGAGCATTAATGAGAGCCGGCCCGACGCGGGGCTGGTCATGCCCATGACCATACCGGGCAGCATCTATGACGCCATCCTCCGCCAGATCCGGGTACCGCTTCTGGCAGGCGGGCTGGGCATGGAGGAGGAGTTGGTGACAGCAGCTCTTGATAACGGCGCCCTGGCCGCGGCTGTCACTAAGCCGGCGCTGTGGCAGACCATTGGTTAA